GGTTAGGTTGGGTTTGATGTTAGTTTAATACCTATCGATTGATCCAACGGCTTGGGATCAAAAAGGTGCATTGAGATTAAAGAGTAGAGGATCGGAGCAGTCGAAGGTTTTGTTTTACTTAGCTTTTCTCCGGGTAATTTAATAGAATTGTCGAGacctaaatctagtgttattggatTGGATATTTGGTAAATAGAATTTAAATCCATCGAAAACTCCTGTTATTCAATATTGTTTAGATTTAGTTATAATTCAGTTATGGTGAATTTTAATGGAAtttaatgtatctttttaactaaaacaaatcctaccttttttatcaatattttgaaGGAAACGAGACTTGGATATCTTTTCCATCGAAGTACTTGCATACTTAAATTTTAATACTTATTCTAATTACTCAATTCAATAACACCCCCGAAATCGTATTTCacctgattttgttttttttttgtttttttagcaaagattttattttatttgttatattacAGATAATCATGATTCTtaaaaagttttagtttttttttaattattaattaagataaaatCAACTGGGCCGGTCCGTTGTGGTCCATTAATAAGTTGACAAAAACATTAAGATAagatttttctcctttttcccAGTGAAATCGTattttacttgatttttatttatttgttatatattgCAGATAATCATGATTCTTAGACCATCCGCAGCGGCGGATCTTGCGCGGTTCGTGGGCTCGGGATCATAGGCCCgttgtattaaaataaaagagaaaatgggtTTAAACCCGTGAACCGGCTCTTCCGCGTGAGCCCGTATGATATGGGTTCATGACACGCGTCGACGAGGGAGAGGCTACGCGAGCTCGCGTGTTGAGTGAGAAAAAAAGGTTTCGCGTTGGATATTTCATTTTCCCTTCTCTCTTCGTTACCTAGGGTTTCTCCGTCTCTGAGGCGATTCTCTGTGCGACTCGATACCCGTCGATTTTGTCGATCAAATCACCGTCGGAATCACTCGTAGAAGATCTGAGGTGAGTCTCCACCACTCCGACGGTTTGATTGATTCGATCTGGGGTCGAGAGCTTTCTAGGTTAAGggaaatcgatttgggggtttcgtCTTAGGGTTACAAATCGAAAAGGGGGTTTTGATTTCTTGGTTAAAATCGACATGGTTGTTCGTTTTAGGGTTCATTTATCTAGGATTTTAAttcgatttgggggtttcgtATTAGGGTTCCAAATCCAGAAGGGGGATTCGATTTCTTGGTTAAAATCGACAAGCTTGTTCGTTCTAGGGTTCAATTAACTACGATTTCAGTTCGATTTTGGGATTTCTAGTTAGGGTTAGAAATCGATATTCTGCTTTTGATATTCCGAGTCTTgtgttctaatattttttttttttgattgtaGATGGATCCCGCAACAGAgataagagagactaagagaaaaaAGGAGTACATCAATATGCTCGCAAACGTGGCTGATTCAGAAACAGGGATTCCGACGAGGTGTCCCTGTGGTGGGAGAATAATTCACGAGGTTCGTGGGAAGGACGACTACGACACTCTTCCTGGGAAGAGGTTCTTCATCTGCAAGAACTACGAGGTAATACACCACTTGTTCTCCttatatttttgtcattttgtttctttgttgatACGAGTATTAACCGAgaatgtgattgttttttttggttgttaCCAAGGCTGATGGGTTGCATTATCGTCAGCCTTGGGTCATTGGCGTGGAGGAGCATATCGAACGCCTCACTAGGCGTGTGGAGGAGGTGGAGGTGCTGATCAAGTTTGTGCCGGAGGTGAATTATAAGATTCAGAGACTCGAGGTAGCATGAGTTCTGGACTTTtgctttttatttagttataattttctaaaaaattttaaCACTTACTAACACTATCTGATTGTCATTTCCTTGTACATGGAGAGGTTCAAGCCCTCACTCGGGAGGTAGATAGCTTCACTGGGCAGTTTTATAACCTGTTTGTGCAGGTGGCGGACTTGGAGAAGCTCTGCTTCGACTGAGAGAAAAGGTAACGCTGAACCTCCTTAACCACACTTGAAGTAGAACTGAAGTAGGTTGAGTAATGAATGTTTTAGGTTGCTGTAGTAGGTTAGAGTAGCAGTTGCGTAATGAATGTTTTAATATGGTTGAGTtgagtaattaataaattttaataactgaTTTGATGTTTATTGGATGGTCTCTGTGAAGTAGTAGTTGTGCAGTTAAGTGTAATCAATTTTAGGTGTTTAATTCTTTGTACTTTCAAACCAAAAAACTAGTTTAAAAACATAGGAAATCGACATCtgaaaaacacaaaccaaaaacttaaaacttaaaacttaaaaccaaaATGGATCATTTTCCCTTAAACTCTCCCGGGTTTGTGAACCTTCTTACTTCTCAGAGCTGTCCCCCAATAGATTTAGGACGTTCTGAGGTTCCAAAAGCTCTGGAAAGGCGGAAGTGGAGCACGAAAGAAGACTTGGTGCTGATcagtgcttggttgaacacCAGCAAGGATCCAATCATTAGCAATGAGCAGAAGGTGGCCCATTTTTGGAAGCGCATAGAGGAGTATGTGAACGCAAGCCCTCTGCTCGTTGGCTCCCTCCCTAGGTAGTGGAGTCAATGTAAGCAGGGGTGGGGAAGGGTAAACGAACAAGTCTGCAAGTTTGTGGGTTGTCATGAAGCTGCTTTGAAGCAGCATGCGAGTGGtgaaaatgagaatgatgtcaTGAAGGTGGCCCATGAAATCTTTTCTAATGACTACAATGCAAAGTTCTCCCTTGAACATTGTTGGAGGGAGCTCCGTTTTGATCAAAAATGGAGATCACACACTTCCTCGCGTGATGGTGCaaaggagaaaaggaaggaGCCAGGAGAGGAGGTAGCTGGCGAGGAAGAAGTCAGGCCTCTGGGTGTGAAGGCTAGCAAAGTAGCCAAACGGAAGAAGCACGTCAATGAAGCCGCCTTTGATCAGATTGAGAGCATTTTAGCGGAGAAAAAGAACATCTCCCGCCAGAAACTCCTTGATAGGTTACTA
This genomic stretch from Brassica napus cultivar Da-Ae chromosome C9, Da-Ae, whole genome shotgun sequence harbors:
- the LOC106448292 gene encoding glutathione S-transferase T3-like — its product is MDHFPLNSPGFVNLLTSQSCPPIDLGRSEVPKALERRKWSTKEDLVLISAWLNTSKDPIISNEQKGWGRVNEQVCKFVGCHEAALKQHASGENENDVMKVAHEIFSNDYNAKFSLEHCWRELRFDQKWRSHTSSRDGAKEKRKEPGEEVAGEEEVRPLGVKASKVAKRKKHVNEAAFDQIESILAEKKNISRQKLLDRSRVPGGGCVWT